TCGCGAACTTCCTGATTATCGGACATGACCATGGTATGATCGAAATAACCATTGATTTCTGGCTTAATGTCAGCCAGCAGCTGATAGTAGGAAGCTGCATCCATTCCTTCTTCTGCCCTTTTCCCAAGCTCAAGATATTTTTCATATAACTTTTGCTCATACTCATTTTCGAAGCGTTCCGGATCAATGTCCGCAAGCTCTTCTTTCTTGCTGGCAATATTCAGAACCCTGCTCAATGCTTCCATGCTTTCTTTGAAACCTTCCCTGCCGCTGGCATCTTGAAGTGCATCTGCTTTTTCAATTAGTCCGGAAACAATTCCGAGTTCCCCGCCAAGAACAGCATCAATCAGATCGTAACGGATTTCCCGTTCCTGCAGCAAATGCTTAACTCTCAGCTTAAAGAACTGGATAAGGTCATGATATACTTCTTCTTCAGAACGCTTTGCGATTCCTGCCTCGGAAACAAGATTAAGTGATAAGCCGACAAGGTTTTCCAGCGTGATTTCCCATTTCTTTTTAATCAGCGTCTGTACAATACCTGTCGCTTGCCTCCTTAAAGCATACGGGTCCTGTGAACCGCTAGGAATGATTCCCAGCGAGAAGAACGATACAATTGTATCGAGTTTGTCTGCTATTGCAACCAATGCTCCTGCCGGAGATGCCGGAACTGAATCATCTGCATTGCGAGGCATATAATGTTCATTGATTGCTGTTGCTACTTCCTTGCTTTCGCCTTTTTGCAAAGCGTATTTTTCTCCCATAATTCCCTGTAGTTCCGGGAACTCGTAAACCATCTGTGAAACCAAATCAAATTTGCTGATTTCTGCTGCTCTGTCAGCGGCTTTCGCAATTTCTGGGGCAAAGCCCACTCTGTCAGCGATCAACCCGGCAAGCTTTCGAACACGTTCGGATTTTTCAGCAATAGTACCGATTTCTTCGTGGTATACCACGTTCTTTAATTTTTCCAGGGCTGCTTCGATTTTCATTTTTTGATCTTCTTTATAGAAAAATGCGGCATCCGCCAATCTTGCTCTTAATACTTTTTCATTTCCGCGGGCCACCTTTTCAATATGGAGATGGTCACCGTTCCTTACAGTGAGAAAGTGAGGAAGCAACTCGCCGTCTGCAGACTTGACAGGGAAGTATCTCTGATGCTCCTTCATCGACGTGATCAGGACTTCACTCGGTATTTCAAGGTATTCTTCTTCAAAACGTCCATATAATGCGGTTGGATATTCAACCAGATTATTGACCTCTTCGAGCAGGTCCTCATCTACCGGAATCACCCACCCATTTTCTTCCTCGATTTTTTCAAGCTGTGACGTGATTGCGTCTTTACGTTTTTGGGCATCCGCTACAACATACTGGCCCAATAATGCTTCTTCGTATTCCTCCGGGAAAGATAGCTGTATTTCCCCTTCCCCGAGAAAGCGATGGCCTCTTGTCTTGTTGCCTGTTTGAACACCAGCGATTTCAAAAGGAATGATGTCGTTGCCGAA
The nucleotide sequence above comes from Mesobacillus jeotgali. Encoded proteins:
- the glyS gene encoding glycine--tRNA ligase subunit beta gives rise to the protein MTKRNLLLEVGLEEMPARFITDSINQLASKVENWLKTNNIGYESLSMFSTPRRLALLVMSVDERQEDSEEEAKGPAKKIALTEDGEWSKAAIGFTRGQGMTVEDIYFKEINGVEYAHVKKFIKGQETFDLLVELNAIITGLTFPKNMRWADLELRYVRPIKWLVAMFGNDIIPFEIAGVQTGNKTRGHRFLGEGEIQLSFPEEYEEALLGQYVVADAQKRKDAITSQLEKIEEENGWVIPVDEDLLEEVNNLVEYPTALYGRFEEEYLEIPSEVLITSMKEHQRYFPVKSADGELLPHFLTVRNGDHLHIEKVARGNEKVLRARLADAAFFYKEDQKMKIEAALEKLKNVVYHEEIGTIAEKSERVRKLAGLIADRVGFAPEIAKAADRAAEISKFDLVSQMVYEFPELQGIMGEKYALQKGESKEVATAINEHYMPRNADDSVPASPAGALVAIADKLDTIVSFFSLGIIPSGSQDPYALRRQATGIVQTLIKKKWEITLENLVGLSLNLVSEAGIAKRSEEEVYHDLIQFFKLRVKHLLQEREIRYDLIDAVLGGELGIVSGLIEKADALQDASGREGFKESMEALSRVLNIASKKEELADIDPERFENEYEQKLYEKYLELGKRAEEGMDAASYYQLLADIKPEINGYFDHTMVMSDNQEVRENRLNQMAALAVLIMKLAKVNDIVVK